The DNA window AGGCAGCGGCCGCCGACGCGCGATTCTCGGACCTGCTGGACAATCTGAAGACCGACATCTCCGGCGCTTCGACCCTGACCGGCATCATCGGGGAAATCGCCGGAAGCGGCAGCGATCGTGACACGACCCGCTCTCTCCTCGCCTCATTGGCCGCATCCCGAAGCGACATCGGTTTCGCAAGCGCATCGGGAGCGAGCACTCACAACATCGACGGCCTCGAGATTCACTACGATGCCGATAGCCTCCTCCTCATCGGCGCGCGTACGGCCGCGGAGGCGTTCGACATGGGAGTGCTGCCGGCACCGCTGCCGGCATGGGCGAATGTTCACGCCTGGTTCGTCGCCGATCATGGGCGGGAGTTTGCAGGTAATGGAACGGTCGCCCGTCTTGGCAACCTGCGCAACGGTTCCGGCAACCGGGATCTCGCACGCACGGTCGGGCTTCCTCCGGCGCCCCGCCCCGTCACCAGCGGTGCAGGCGGACCACGCGAGGCCCTGCGTTTCGACGGAACCAACGACCTTTGGGCAAATTCCTCGACGGAGTTTGGCACGATCGCGGGTCCACGCAGCGTGGCCATCCTCTGTCGCGTCACGTCCGAAGATGGTGGCTTTCTCTTCGACGGAAGCACAGGAACCGGGAAGACACGGGCAAAGGTCGACGCCGGGAACTGGCAAGTCGGCTGCTCGACTTCCGGCATGGCGTGGAACGGCGCGGAGGAAACTTCCGTCGCCCGCGACACCGGCGTCTGGCAGCAACACGTCTTCACCTACGATTCCGACGGATCGGGCGGCACCGACATCACGCACTGGATCGACGGTGCCCAAGTCGCCACCCTGAACGATTCCCAGAGCGCGAATCTCGGCGGCTTCATTCTCGGATCGAACGGCGGCTCCCCTTTCACGCGGAAGTCCACCGACATCGCCGAGGTCGTGATCTTCAACACCGCACTCGACGCCGCAGCGATCGCGGAACTCACCACCGATTGGGATACCGGCTGGGGCGAGATTGCCGGCCCTCCGTTCTCCGCCTCGGTGAGCCAGAACCCGCGCGATGTGGCACGATTCGGCCAACACGACCTGCTGGAGATCGAAATCGGAAACGACCTCGCAGCCTCGACCACGCTAGAGCAAGTCGAGATTCAGCTGAGCCCCGGCACTCGCGAGTCGGTCACGGATGTATCGCTGGTCGGCGAGGATGGCACCTTGCTCGGCACGATCTCCGAGCCGGCCACCGACCTCCTGACATTCTCGCCGTCACTCGTCCTCGCGGACGAACTGCAAACCGTCCGCATCGCGGTCACACCAAAACGCTACGCCGCGCTCGGCACCACTCTCGATGCCTCCGTAATCAATCTCACCTTTTCCGGAAGCAACGCCGGCACGCTGGTTCCGACAAACGCCGACCCCGCCGGAGAACTCACGCTCGCCCTTGTTCCGCTCTTCTCCGACGTCCGCACCAGCGGTGAAGGTGGAGTGAACACCTACCGGATCCCGGGTATCGTCTGCGACGGCGACGGGGTTCTGCACTCCGTTTACGATCATCGCTACGCGGGTGGCTCGGATCTGCCGGCCGACGTCGATGTCGGCTACGCCCGCAGCACGGACGGCGGCGCGACCTGGTCAGCTTCACAGGTGATCCTCGACTATGATTCCAGCGTCCCCGGTTCCGCAGGAAACGGCGTTGGCGACCCGTGCATTCTCTGGGACCCGATCACCGACACCCTGTGGGTTGCCGCATTGTGGTCGTTCGGAAACAACGGCTACAACGGCTCCGGGCCGGGCACCGATCCGGCCGACACCGGACAATACGTTCTCACCAAATCGACCGATGGAGGCGCGACCTGGTCGGCGCCGATCAACATCACGGTCCCCGTGAAAGATGACCCGAACTGGCGTCTCATTTTCCAAGGCCCCGGGCACGGCCTCGCCATGCGCGATGGCACGCTCGTCTTCCCTTCCCAGTACCGCGACGCCTCCGGGACGGTCCGCGTCTGTTCGGTCTTCAGCACCGACCACGGCGCCACCTGGGACTTCGGCTCGGGCGTGCCAACCAGCTCGCCACAGACCAACGAGAACACCGTCTGCGAACTCGACGACGGACGACTCCTTTTTTCCATGCGCACCCCCGCGGGATCGAACGGCCAGCGTGCATGGATCCGCTATCAACCCGGTGGTGCGACGCCCATGCGCGACGGCTCGTGGGAAAGCCTTTTCCGGCTCCCCTCCGTTCCGGACCCTGTCTGTCAGGGCAGCGTGATCCAGTGGACCAGCACCCACCGGGGCGACCCGTCCGAATGGGTGCTGTTCGGAAACCCGGGCAGTTCAAGCTCGCGCATCAACTATACTCTCCGTATTTCCGCCGATGGCGGCGACTCGTGGCCGGTGTCGCGACTGCTCTACGGCGGATCCTCCGCCTACTCGTCGCTTTGCATCCTTCCCGATCGCTCGATCGGAATCCTGTTCGAGAAGGACAACTACACCCGCATCACCTTCGCCCGTGTCGAGGAAGCGTGGCTGCTGGATCCCGCGACCGACAGCGATGGTGACAGCATGCCGGACTCTTGGGAAATCCTCATGGGACTCGACCCGGCGACCGACGACTCGCTACTCGATCCCGATGGCGACGGACAGACCAATGCCTTCGAACACGAAGCCGGCACCCACCCCCTCGATGCCTCATCGTTTTTCGCGCTTTCGTCCTACGGAGTGGGCGGGAGTATCGACCTCGAGTGGCACAGCGTTCCCGGTCGTTCCTATGCCATTGAGGAAAGCACCACGCTCGGCGCATGGCAGGACGTCGCAGGTTTCGAGCGGATTCAAGCGACGTCGAACCTGACTGCGACGAGCATTCCCCTCACGGGTGATCCAAGACGCTTCGTCAGGGTTCGGGCGCTTCGCTAAACCGGTTGCCAAACTGGTTTGCCAACCCATCCAGCTGCTACCGGTTGTGGATTGGAGTGAGCCGGACGATTCTTCGTCCGTAACGATGAAAAAGCTCCTACTACCCACCCTCATCCTACTGGCGGTCCCGGCCAGCGGGGAAACTCTTGTGACCTATCTTTCGGGTGTCACTCCTACCGCGGGAACCACCGGCGCAGCGGACCCGACCGCGCAGGGCTGGACCTACTTCGGGGCGACCACAAACAACTTTGTCTACGGGGGAGATTCCACCCTGGGTGGCTGGCGCATCACCGACGGCTCGACCGGAGGAGGAACAACCGCATT is part of the Haloferula helveola genome and encodes:
- a CDS encoding sialate O-acetylesterase: MRLFNMRLRRPAPLAALTLAVCLTVCSAVRAEHYRVFVLTGQSNSLGTTNGSEADVTPGTDPADSRLRFFWHNVADASTSLGDSGGMFSDLQSQQGGYYPGSSTHWGPEIGFGRTLVRAGVENVAIIKASRGGGGNTNWSKAATGHMYSHVVSTVGTATSALSGEGHTFEIAGLLYLQGESDNASEADVAGTRFKELVDNLRTDLPNAASMRAVIGGIAASGGTRDTVRARHEAIATATSYIDFFPNLDLQAEVTDGLHFNKAAKLRIGERFAQAFLDNGTVDRRYGKLTFIGDSITQGGNGDHPSYRYLVFKRLAEKGVPIDAATGYRFTGSVTGPQTTPTLTTPDVNGQTFENVHDGHYGWRASWINGRIRLPANRRSNNRGEGTLLNWTGQAAPQTYGISGPDLTVAYPDPTATGTGNTGTTYTPDTVSIMIGINDLGDDPSSAVQVIADIGTLVDQLRSANPNVRIFIHQLLHTNQTQAMRDGVDAVNGQLQSLADTKNASSATSPVWIIDASTGFDPVTMTYDNVHPNAAGEVHVGDRIAAALGVIESPMPSASALPPHLERDSSAFDTTFEGNEIWDGSGYVNNWSRTGTLTESLPTATDLRIIHPSTNGRWIEGTNAGWSAAAAGSWTFEARLNFNSNANGFALWLGTGSKRIIIEIHGDRTQDNGGETFNVAQNNIDGAFHAFRVIHDADAAKYHVFHDNVRLTPLEGVDYDQTATDNRLILGDYTSGTFGNGFDTTIDHVSFTPGTWLPAGVDTDGNGMPDAWEYQYFSNLTGTDPYGDPDDDGSGNLEEFQNGTDPLVADTLTSNLPVFLIAGAGNALGSPSTTVLNSTPVGSHPAEQSGGVWFHDGSGWSTLSNAPDGSFGPEIGFARMLWDAGAREFGIVKSAVASGGNTLWIQGDPAGTAYDGLVSVATAASSSPPGDFEGLTFRSLIYLQGEDNDSSEAAAADARFSDLLDNLKTDISGASTLTGIIGEIAGSGSDRDTTRSLLASLAASRSDIGFASASGASTHNIDGLEIHYDADSLLLIGARTAAEAFDMGVLPAPLPAWANVHAWFVADHGREFAGNGTVARLGNLRNGSGNRDLARTVGLPPAPRPVTSGAGGPREALRFDGTNDLWANSSTEFGTIAGPRSVAILCRVTSEDGGFLFDGSTGTGKTRAKVDAGNWQVGCSTSGMAWNGAEETSVARDTGVWQQHVFTYDSDGSGGTDITHWIDGAQVATLNDSQSANLGGFILGSNGGSPFTRKSTDIAEVVIFNTALDAAAIAELTTDWDTGWGEIAGPPFSASVSQNPRDVARFGQHDLLEIEIGNDLAASTTLEQVEIQLSPGTRESVTDVSLVGEDGTLLGTISEPATDLLTFSPSLVLADELQTVRIAVTPKRYAALGTTLDASVINLTFSGSNAGTLVPTNADPAGELTLALVPLFSDVRTSGEGGVNTYRIPGIVCDGDGVLHSVYDHRYAGGSDLPADVDVGYARSTDGGATWSASQVILDYDSSVPGSAGNGVGDPCILWDPITDTLWVAALWSFGNNGYNGSGPGTDPADTGQYVLTKSTDGGATWSAPINITVPVKDDPNWRLIFQGPGHGLAMRDGTLVFPSQYRDASGTVRVCSVFSTDHGATWDFGSGVPTSSPQTNENTVCELDDGRLLFSMRTPAGSNGQRAWIRYQPGGATPMRDGSWESLFRLPSVPDPVCQGSVIQWTSTHRGDPSEWVLFGNPGSSSSRINYTLRISADGGDSWPVSRLLYGGSSAYSSLCILPDRSIGILFEKDNYTRITFARVEEAWLLDPATDSDGDSMPDSWEILMGLDPATDDSLLDPDGDGQTNAFEHEAGTHPLDASSFFALSSYGVGGSIDLEWHSVPGRSYAIEESTTLGAWQDVAGFERIQATSNLTATSIPLTGDPRRFVRVRALR